The sequence below is a genomic window from Candidatus Methylomirabilota bacterium.
GACGTGGAGATCTCCGAGATCCACCACCGGTTCAAGAAGGACGCGCCCAGCGGCACCGCGCTGCGGATGGCCGAGGTCCTGGCCGCCGCGCTGGGCCGCGACCTGGGAACCGTCGCCGTGTACGGTCGCCAGGGGCTGCCGGGAGAGCGCACACAGAAAGAGATCGGGATCTTCTCGTTGCGCTCCGGCGACGTGGTCGGGGAGCACACGGTGTCCTTCGGCACCCTGGGCGAGCGCCTGGAGCTGACGCACCGAGCCCACAACCGGGACACTTTCGCCCGCGGCGCCCTCCGGGCCGCGCGCTTCGTCACCACCCAGCCGCCCGGCCTCTACTCGATGCAGGACGTCCTCGGGTTCTGACCCGGCGAGACGATGCGGATCGTCCGATTCAAGGTGGACGGCAAGACGCGCTACGGAGTGCTGGAGGGGGCTTACGTCGTCGAGTACTCGGGCACGCCGTTCAGCGCCTTCCGGCGCGGCCGGCGACGGTACCCGGTCCGGCAGGTGGTATTGCTGGCCCCCGTGCTGCCGTCCAAGATCGTCGCCATCGGGCTCAACTACCGCGATCACGCCGCCGAGCTGGGGCTCTCCATCCCGGCCGAGCCCGTCATCTTCCTGAAGCCCGTGAGCGCGCTGATCGGCCCCGACGACCCGATCCTCTACCCCCCGCAGAGTCAGCGGGTGGACCACGAGGCGGAGCTGGCGATCGTGATGCGCCGGCGGTGTCGGAACGTGCCGGCCGGCCGCGCCCGCGAGCACGTGCTGGGCTACACGTGCCTCAACGACGTGACCGCGCGAGATATACAAATGAAGGACCGACAGCCGGTCCGGGCCAAGGCCTTCGACAGCTTCTGCCCGATCGGCCCCTGCGTCGCCACCGACATCGATCCCAACGCCGTCGCCATCGAGGCCTACGTCAACGGCGAGCTCAGGCAGTCGTCGAACACCACGGAGCTGATCTTCTCCGTGGAGGACATCGTCGCGCGCGTCTCGGAGATCATGACGCTCCTGCCCGGCGACGTCATCGCCTCGGGCACGCCGGCCGGCGTGGGGCCGCTGGTGCCCGGCGATCGGGTCGAGGTCCGCATCC
It includes:
- a CDS encoding fumarylacetoacetate hydrolase family protein, with protein sequence MRIVRFKVDGKTRYGVLEGAYVVEYSGTPFSAFRRGRRRYPVRQVVLLAPVLPSKIVAIGLNYRDHAAELGLSIPAEPVIFLKPVSALIGPDDPILYPPQSQRVDHEAELAIVMRRRCRNVPAGRAREHVLGYTCLNDVTARDIQMKDRQPVRAKAFDSFCPIGPCVATDIDPNAVAIEAYVNGELRQSSNTTELIFSVEDIVARVSEIMTLLPGDVIASGTPAGVGPLVPGDRVEVRIQGIGSLQNPVVKV